In a single window of the Platichthys flesus chromosome 5, fPlaFle2.1, whole genome shotgun sequence genome:
- the LOC133953301 gene encoding oocyte zinc finger protein XlCOF6.1-like codes for MLTERLTAAAEEILAGLEETLAENEDRMEQSEWEIRRQRRLLDAVMQPVVQLHRAVCPPDVQQLMVIKEEVPPEQQQWRPLVDQEDPEPPHIKEEQKEPWTTQDGQQLQGLEEADIKFTLTPVTVKCEEDEEKLKSSELHPSETKENSADCGGPEPARNSDPEGHLQLDTEDKTEDSSETEDSEDDWMETREPQTGLNTRNNKQPLSDMGCKSEGKSFSCSECGKRYNAKVSLIRHVMSHTGEKLFSCSECGKRFNQRGSLNRHMRIHTGEKQFSCSECGNRFTHRCSLNKHMRIHTGEKQFSCSECGKRFNQRDILNIHMRIHTGEKPFSCSECSKRFNQKDHLNRHMRIHTGEKPFSCSECGKRFNRRDSLNIHMQIHTEEKSFSCSECGNRFTQKGSLNKHMRIHTGQKQFSSSECSKRFSNMGNLNKHMMSHSGEKPFS; via the exons ATGCTCACCGAGCGGCTAACGGCGGCGGCTGAGGAGATCCTCGCGGGGCTTGAGGAAACCTTGGCAGAGAACGAAGACAGAATGGAGCAGTCCGAGTGGGAGATCcgccgccagaggaggctgctcgatgcCGTGATGCAGCCCGTTGTccagctgcacagagcag tgtgtcCGCCAGACGTCCAGCAACTGATGGTGAttaaagaagaggttccccctgaacagcagcagtggagacCCCTTGTGGAtcaggaggacccagagcccccccacattaaagaggaacagaaggAACCGTGGACCActcaggatggacagcagcttcaaggactggaggaggctgatatcaagttcacattgactcctgtcactgtgaagtgtgaagaagatgaagagaaacttaaatCGTCAGAGCTTCATCCGAGTGAGACAAAGGAGAACAGCgcggactgtggaggaccagaaccagccaggaactcagATCCTGAAGGACATTTACAACTAGATactgaggacaagactgaagactcttctgagactgaagacagtgaggatgattggatggagaccagggaacctcagactggtttaaatacaagaaataacaaacagcctctaagTGATATGGGATGTAAGTCAGAAGGAAAatcgtttagttgctctgagtgtggtaaaagatatAACGCAAAGGTCAGTCTAATTAGACATGTGatgagtcatacaggagagaaactgtttagttgctctgagtgtggtaaaagatttaaccagAGGGGCAGTCTAAAtagacatatgaggattcatacaggagagaaacagtttagttgctctgagtgtggtaacaGATTTACCCATAGGTGCAgtctaaataaacatatgaggattcatacaggagagaaacagtttagttgctctgagtgtggtaaaagatttaaccaaaggGACATTCTAAATATACATATgcggattcatacaggagagaagccgtttagttgctctgagtgtagTAAAAGATTTAACCAGAAGGACCATCTAAAtagacatatgaggattcatacaggagagaaaccgtttagttgttctgagtgtggtaaaagatttaaccgAAGGGACAGTCTAAATATACATATGCAGATTCATACAGAAGAGAAgtcgtttagttgctctgagtgtggtaacaGATTTACCCAAAAGGGCAgtctaaataaacatatgaggattcatacaggacaGAAACAGTTTAGTAGCTCTGAGTGTAGTAAAAGATTTAGCAATATGGGGaatctaaataaacatatgatGAGTCattcaggagagaaaccgtttagttga
- the LOC133953426 gene encoding ubiquitin carboxyl-terminal hydrolase 42-like — protein sequence IVDGASEKSDHESVGCNRSPFTSGDAGMGGRWSRSRAVGPTRPSDSSRLEAPGDCLGSIPGDAICNSALSTVDRPKEQVLSNGDGIELPQRVLFSPDQLNLKWTQVHPIGAGLKNMGNTCFLNSTLQCLTYTPPFANFLLSGLHSKTCHLSGFCMMCSMENHIIEVFSKSGNVIKIVGVVNELHRIATHFKIGRQGDAHEFLRYAMEAMQMSCLPGTELDRETEETTFIQQVFGGYLRSRIKCLNCNAVSDKFEKFLDITLEICLSTQAASSVSKALEQFFKLDQLEGDNAYKCTKCNKMVTAAKGFSIGLNPNVLTLVLKRSVNINGHKITKNIKYPEYLDMRPFMSQTQGESQLYSLYAVMVHSGHSCRSGHYFCYIKSSDGEWHKMNDASVSVSDIRTVLNQQAYILFYVKSSDEKTADCSHMNHNPGIPYNDKLQKPSSSIRQSKENRLSYSSSSSSSCSQPSSARISSSSFLPPSQSTSDVHSDVPIIHRSSSSLSSAATIAAGGLDDDHSPTSKVAYNSASSSETCSARSIQPAASERQHLPSPHKTTKTHSVASGQSASFLAHHGSPAALSTATDRPESTSGTSAAPEHVGISEDESKNRPQKNGPSAEMEGRTAVKPSSSSSNGQYSRDRDRLHSDWTNHRDRSPDQEIDGDRHRHRRDNRDHWHNHHFHSDHLSPHDRHYRDWNSECRYERTVHHPRETYRDRSSHHYHRQRSRDDTDFEQRGYRHSNSEEIRSRWRCPQESREFRVTGEKSHSRERNSYPSKEETSFPATVSDTSAMYKGSPHQHPRSMSRSAPKRKRAADNNNEKNKSKDKDQDRESGNADVDSDLMDEMKKEKKSRRMELESRKRKFCHIEDSTCIYGLPPDKGRHCFSSGIKH from the exons ATAGTTGACGGAGCTTCAGAAAAGTCAGACCACGAGTCAGTCGGCTGTAATCGATCTCCTTTCACCAGTGGAGACGCAGGGATGGGCGGCAGGTGGTCCAGAAGCAGGGCGGTGGGTCCCACCAGGCCGAGTGACTCTTCTCGGCTGGAGGCTCCAGGAGACTGCCTGGGCTCGATACCTGGGGATGCCATCTGCAATAGTGCTCTCTCAACTGTAGACCGGCCCAAGGAGCAAG TGCTCAGCAATGGTGACGGCATTGAGTTGCCGCAGAGGGTCCTCTTCTCTCCAGACCAACTCAATCTGAAGTGGACCCAGGTTCACCCTATCGGTGCCGGACTAAAGAACATGGGGAACACATGCTTCCTCAACTCAACACTACAGTGTCTCACCTACACGCCTCCATTTGCTAACTTTTTGCTGTCAGGCCTGCACTCCAAAACAT GTCACCTGTCGGGGTTCTGTATGATGTGTTCCATGGAAAACCACATCATTGAGGTCTTTTCCAAATCTGGGAACGTCATCAAGATCGTTGGTGTGGTTAATGAGCTCCACA GGATAGCAACACACTTCAAAATTGGAAGACAAGGGGATGCCCATGAATTCCTGCGGTACGCAATGGAGGCTATGCAAATGTCCTGCTTACCTGGAACCGA ATTGGACAGGGAgacagaagaaactactttcATCCAACAAGTATTTGGCGGGTACCTAAGGTCCAGAA ttaaatgtttaaactgcAACGCAGTTTCGGATAAATTTGAGAAATTTTTGGATATCACACTTGAG ATTTGTCTCTCCACGCAGGCGGCTTCAAGCGTCTCAAAGGCTCTGGAGCAGTTCTTTAAGCTTGATCAGCTTGAAGGTGACAACGCCTACAAATGCACCAA GTGCAATAAAATGGTCACAGCCGCGAAGGGATTTAGCATCGGCCTCAACCCCAACGTGCTCACCCTCGTACTCAAACGCTCTGTAAAcatcaatggacacaaaataacaaaa aatataaaatatcCAGAGTACCTGGACATGCGGCCGTTCATGTCTCAGACTCAAGGAGAGTCCCAACTCTACAGCCTGTACGCTGTGATGGTCCACTCTGGACACAGCTGTCGCTCTGGACACTACTTCTGCTATATTAAG TCGAGCGATGGTGAGTGGCATAAGATGAACGACGCCTCTGTGTCTGTCAGCGACATCAGAACAGTTCTCAACCAGCAGGCCTATATCCTGTTCTATGTAAA GTCCAGTGATGAAAAAACAGCAGACTGCAGTCACATGAACCACAACCCTGGAATCCCAT ACAATGACAAACTTCAGAAGCCTTCATCTTCCATTAGACAAAGCAAGGAGAACCGGTTATcgtactcctcctcctcctcctcctcttgcagcCAGCCATCCTCTGCCAggatctcctcctccagctttcTACCCCCCTCACAGTCTACCTCAGACGTCCACTCAGATGTTCCGATCATTCATcgttcatcatcatctttgtcCTCAGCGGCTACCATTGCTGCTGGTGGTTTAGATGATGACCATAGTCCAACAAG CAAAGTGGCTTATAAttcagcttcttcatcagaAACCTGTTCTGCTCGGAGCATCCAACCTGCTGCCAGTGAAAGACAGCACCTCCCTTCTCCTCACAAAACCACAAAGACGCATTCTGTTGCATCTGGACAATCTGCTTCCTTCTTAGCACATCATGGCAGCCCAGCGGCCTTATCCACAGCGACAGACCGCCCCGAGAGCACCAGTGGGACATCTGCTGCTCCAGAGCATGTTGGCATAAGTGAGGATGAATCCAAGAATCGACCACAGAAAAACGGGCCGTCGGCAGAGATGGAAGGAAGAACGGCCGTCAAGCCCAGTTCTAGTAGCAGCAATGGACAATATTCCcgagacagagacaggctgCACTCTGACTGGACAAACCACAGGGACCGGAGCCCAGATCAGGAGATTGACGGTGATCGGCACCGGCACAGACGGGACAACAGAGATCACTGGCACAATCATCACTTTCACAGTGATCATTTGTCTCCTCACGATCGACATTACAGAGACTGGAACTCTGAGTGTCGCTATGAGCGAACTGTCCACCACCCCAGGGAGACCTACCGCGACAGGTCCTCTCACCATTACCACCGCCAACGATCCAGAGATGATACGGACTTTGAGCAGAGGGGGTACCGACACTCCAACTCTGAAGAGATTCGTAGTCGGTGGAGGTGTCCGCAGGAGAGTAGGGAATTCCGGGTAACCGGGGAAAAGAGCCACAGCAGGGAGAGGAACTCTTACCCTTCAAAAGAGGAGACTTCATTTCCTGCCACAGTGTCAGATACATCGGCGATGTACAAAGGCTCGCCGCATCAGCATCCTCGCTCCATGTCGAGATCAGCTCCAAAGCGCAAGAGGGCagctgataataataatgagaaaaataagTCAAAGGACAAAGACCAAGACAGAGAGAGCGG AAATGCTGACGTGGATTCAGATTTaatggatgaaatgaaaaaggagaagaaaagcagGCGCATGGAACTTGAAAGCCGCAAGCGGAAGTTCTGTCATATCGAGGACAGTACATGCATATATGGTTTACCACCAGACAAAGGCCGCCACTGCTTCTCCAGTGGCATCAAACACTAA